One genomic region from Actinocatenispora thailandica encodes:
- a CDS encoding NUDIX hydrolase translates to MTSRRGLREQAYYVGFRVFHRLPMKVRRRIVRTVAPTYTLGGVTLLLDVHSVGDTPAPRIPDTARILLLRQPPGFGWSLPGGLIDRGESPLQCAARELREETGVRLPLDAFVPAVPNAVVHPRGQWVDTVFVAHVDPADHPAQADGIEVDELAWHPVTDLPRLTLPTARLVARYGLGPLANADDPDTAVFSLDR, encoded by the coding sequence ATGACGTCTCGGCGCGGGCTGCGAGAGCAGGCGTACTACGTCGGATTCCGGGTCTTTCACCGGCTGCCGATGAAGGTGCGCCGGCGCATCGTGCGTACCGTGGCTCCGACCTACACGCTGGGTGGGGTGACGCTGCTGCTGGACGTGCACAGCGTCGGCGACACCCCGGCGCCGCGCATCCCGGACACCGCCCGGATCCTGCTGCTGCGCCAGCCGCCCGGGTTCGGCTGGTCGCTGCCCGGCGGGCTGATCGACCGCGGCGAGTCGCCGCTGCAGTGCGCCGCCCGCGAGCTGCGCGAGGAGACCGGGGTGCGGCTGCCGCTGGACGCGTTCGTGCCGGCCGTGCCGAACGCGGTGGTGCACCCGCGCGGCCAGTGGGTCGACACGGTGTTCGTGGCGCACGTCGACCCGGCCGACCATCCGGCCCAGGCGGACGGCATCGAGGTGGACGAGCTGGCCTGGCATCCGGTCACCGACCTGCCTCGGCTCACCCTGCCCACCGCGCGGCTGGTCGCCCGGTACGGGCTGGGGCCGCTCGCCAACGCCGACGACCCGGACACCGCGGTGTTCAGCCTTGACCGCTGA
- a CDS encoding TetR/AcrR family transcriptional regulator produces the protein MTDGIRMRADARRNRDQLIAAARTLFAEIGPDVPMEEIARRAGCGIGTLYRRFPDRASLIRAVGLDNLQRILVAARAAAAEETDPWQALRRVVRLSLDLRLSMRLSVSADEAPESFHRDPAAAAARREILDLLDELVGAAQRQGSLRTDVGAGDVLGMVIMTIRPLPGFDEDHRDLLTERCLGLVLDALGTGGGEALPGRPLGLADVFPFAAG, from the coding sequence ATGACCGACGGCATCCGGATGCGTGCCGACGCGCGGCGGAACAGGGACCAGCTCATCGCCGCCGCCCGCACCCTGTTCGCCGAGATCGGCCCGGACGTACCGATGGAGGAGATCGCCCGCCGCGCCGGCTGCGGCATCGGCACCCTGTACCGCCGGTTCCCGGACCGGGCGTCGCTGATCCGCGCCGTCGGGCTGGACAACCTGCAACGCATCCTGGTCGCCGCCCGCGCCGCGGCCGCCGAGGAGACCGACCCCTGGCAGGCGTTGCGGCGGGTGGTCCGGCTCTCGCTGGACCTGCGCCTGTCCATGCGGCTGTCGGTCTCCGCGGACGAGGCGCCGGAGAGCTTCCACCGCGATCCGGCCGCCGCCGCGGCCCGCCGGGAGATCCTCGACCTGCTGGACGAGCTGGTCGGCGCGGCGCAGCGCCAGGGCAGCCTGCGCACCGACGTCGGCGCCGGCGACGTGCTGGGCATGGTGATCATGACGATCCGCCCGCTGCCCGGCTTCGACGAGGACCACCGCGACCTGCTCACCGAGCGCTGTCTCGGCCTGGTCCTCGACGCTCTCGGTACCGGCGGCGGCGAGGCGCTGCCCGGCCGCCCGCTCGGCCTCGCCGACGTGTTCCCGTTCGCCGCCGGGTAG
- a CDS encoding RelA/SpoT family protein, producing MSLGANPSRAELPAFAPHQAAPTSRERRASAPLYRWLRAMLPWGGSQGSETPIDALVRTHRGTYPRPDVALVTRAFAVADKLHSGQVRRSGEAYISHPLAVTQILAELGMDPVTLAAALLHDTVEDTDYTLEQLRSDFGDEVTLLVDGVTKLDKVFFGEIAEAETIRKMMISAGRDVRVLIIKLADRVHNMRTIQHKSRSSQIRIANATQDVLVPMADRLGIHVLKAELEDIVLRTIDPDMFLEIDKYLAERTDDGGYLVDVIRTVSGALRADRIDAEVVRRPRHHSSIYHEMTQGPLREPNDPPRIVIIVDGPDTDCYAALGTVHALWRPVPGRFKDFIASPKFNYYQSLHTTVMGPERQPIEIMIRTEQMNDTAEYGIVVRLRNGTAPIDGPERLDWLQSLLGWERDALASTEFLDALRCDLSEDQVQVFTTAGDRVLLPAGATPVDLAYSMDPQTGDRLIGAYVNGRLARLSTVLEDGDAVEIITARADDYPGPSKEWLGFARSANARLAIGKWFHRGDVEQADDTLNDRIDAGRVAVARALRRQQRSLAVEDPLLSTAHDLGYPDLDALFVAVSSGKLSADEVVHQLIDSVDRPSTTP from the coding sequence TTGAGTCTGGGAGCCAATCCGTCGCGCGCGGAGCTGCCCGCTTTCGCGCCGCATCAGGCCGCGCCCACCAGCCGGGAGCGCCGGGCCAGCGCCCCGCTGTACCGCTGGTTGCGGGCGATGCTGCCGTGGGGCGGCTCGCAGGGCTCCGAGACGCCGATCGACGCCCTGGTGCGGACCCACCGGGGCACCTATCCGCGGCCGGACGTGGCGCTGGTGACCCGCGCCTTCGCGGTGGCCGACAAGCTGCACTCCGGTCAGGTGCGGCGCAGCGGCGAGGCGTACATCAGCCATCCGCTCGCGGTCACCCAGATCCTCGCCGAGCTGGGCATGGACCCGGTGACGCTGGCGGCGGCGCTGCTGCACGACACCGTCGAGGACACCGACTACACGCTGGAGCAGCTGCGGTCGGACTTCGGCGACGAGGTGACGCTGCTGGTCGACGGCGTGACCAAACTGGACAAGGTGTTCTTCGGCGAGATCGCCGAGGCGGAGACGATCCGCAAGATGATGATCAGCGCCGGCCGGGACGTCCGGGTGCTGATCATCAAGCTGGCCGACCGGGTGCACAACATGCGCACCATCCAGCACAAGTCGCGCAGTTCCCAGATCCGGATCGCGAACGCCACCCAGGACGTGCTGGTGCCGATGGCCGACCGGCTCGGCATCCACGTGCTCAAGGCCGAGCTGGAAGACATCGTGCTGCGCACCATCGACCCGGACATGTTCCTGGAGATCGACAAGTACCTGGCCGAGCGCACCGACGACGGCGGCTACCTGGTCGACGTGATCCGCACCGTCTCGGGCGCGCTGCGCGCCGACCGCATCGACGCCGAGGTGGTTCGGCGCCCCCGGCACCACTCCTCGATCTACCACGAGATGACGCAGGGGCCGCTGCGCGAGCCGAACGACCCGCCGCGCATCGTGATCATCGTCGACGGTCCGGACACCGACTGCTACGCGGCGCTGGGCACCGTGCACGCCCTCTGGCGACCGGTGCCGGGCCGGTTCAAGGACTTCATCGCCTCGCCGAAGTTCAACTACTACCAGTCGCTGCACACCACGGTGATGGGTCCGGAGCGGCAGCCGATCGAGATCATGATCCGCACCGAGCAGATGAACGACACCGCCGAGTACGGCATCGTGGTGCGGCTGCGCAACGGCACCGCACCGATCGACGGGCCGGAGCGGCTCGACTGGCTGCAGTCGCTGCTCGGTTGGGAGCGCGACGCGCTCGCCTCCACCGAGTTCCTCGACGCCCTGCGCTGTGACCTCTCCGAGGATCAGGTACAGGTGTTCACCACGGCCGGCGACAGGGTCCTGTTGCCGGCCGGCGCGACTCCGGTCGACCTGGCGTACTCGATGGATCCGCAGACCGGCGACCGGCTCATCGGCGCGTACGTGAACGGGCGGCTGGCCCGGCTGTCCACCGTGCTGGAGGACGGCGACGCGGTGGAGATCATCACCGCCCGCGCGGACGACTACCCGGGCCCGTCGAAGGAGTGGCTGGGCTTCGCCCGCAGCGCCAACGCCCGGCTGGCGATCGGCAAGTGGTTCCACCGCGGCGACGTCGAGCAGGCCGACGACACGCTCAACGACCGGATCGACGCGGGTCGGGTCGCGGTGGCCCGCGCGCTGCGCCGGCAGCAGCGGTCGCTCGCGGTGGAGGATCCGCTGCTGTCCACCGCGCACGACCTCGGCTATCCGGACCTCGACGCGCTGTTCGTCGCGGTCTCGTCGGGCAAGCTGTCCGCCGACGAGGTGGTGCACCAGCTGATCGACTCGGTCGACCGGCCGAGCACCACCCCCTGA
- a CDS encoding cytochrome P450 produces the protein MVTTPETPVPASPTYPIERRCPFEPPADLARLRDTGPVPARLPSGQDAWLVARHADVRAVLGDGRRFSSDRGHPAFPRPFAEAPTQPIRPLSMIGMDGAEHTAARRLVVGEFTVRRAEAMRPRIQQIVDERIDAMLAAGGPVDLVEMLSLPVPSLVICELLGVPYADHDFFQRRSGMLLRRDVGGAARSTAMDELMSYLDGMIAAWEQDPGDDLIGRQIVRRREAGRYERDELVSLAALLLIAGHETTANMISLGILALLEHPDEAVALRADPSRTPLAVEEMLRYFTIVDSVTSRVTTEAVEIGERRIGPGEGVVALGLSANHDPASFEHPDELDLDRGARHHVAFGFGPHQCLGQNLARVELAVVFDTVLRRIPGLRLAGAVDELPYKDDASIYGIYRMPVEWAEPGCE, from the coding sequence GTGGTCACGACACCGGAGACGCCCGTACCCGCTTCCCCGACCTACCCGATCGAGCGGCGCTGCCCGTTCGAACCACCAGCGGACCTGGCCCGGTTACGCGACACCGGGCCGGTCCCCGCCCGGCTACCCAGCGGCCAGGACGCCTGGCTGGTCGCCCGGCACGCGGACGTACGGGCCGTGCTCGGCGACGGACGCCGGTTCAGCTCCGACCGCGGTCACCCCGCCTTCCCGCGACCGTTCGCCGAGGCCCCGACCCAGCCGATCCGGCCGCTCTCGATGATCGGCATGGACGGCGCCGAGCACACCGCGGCACGCCGGCTGGTCGTCGGCGAGTTCACCGTGCGGCGGGCCGAGGCGATGCGGCCGCGTATCCAGCAGATCGTGGACGAACGCATCGACGCCATGCTCGCCGCCGGCGGCCCGGTCGACCTGGTCGAGATGCTGTCGCTGCCGGTGCCCTCGCTGGTGATCTGCGAGCTGCTCGGCGTCCCCTACGCCGACCACGACTTCTTCCAGCGGCGCAGCGGCATGCTGCTGCGCCGCGACGTCGGCGGCGCCGCCCGCAGCACCGCGATGGACGAGCTGATGTCCTACCTGGACGGCATGATCGCGGCCTGGGAGCAGGACCCCGGCGACGACCTGATCGGCCGCCAGATCGTGCGCCGCCGCGAGGCCGGCCGCTACGAACGGGACGAGCTCGTCTCGCTCGCGGCGCTCCTGCTGATCGCCGGGCACGAAACCACCGCCAACATGATCTCCCTCGGCATCCTCGCGCTCCTCGAACATCCGGACGAGGCGGTCGCGCTGCGCGCCGACCCGTCCCGCACCCCGCTCGCCGTGGAGGAGATGCTGCGGTACTTCACCATCGTCGACTCGGTGACCTCGCGGGTGACGACCGAGGCCGTCGAGATCGGCGAGCGGCGGATCGGCCCGGGGGAGGGGGTCGTCGCGCTCGGGCTGTCCGCCAACCACGATCCGGCCTCGTTCGAACACCCCGACGAGCTGGACCTCGACCGCGGCGCCCGGCACCACGTCGCGTTCGGGTTCGGCCCGCACCAGTGCCTCGGCCAGAACCTGGCCCGGGTCGAGCTGGCCGTCGTGTTCGACACCGTCCTGCGGCGCATCCCCGGCCTGCGGCTGGCCGGCGCCGTCGACGAACTGCCGTACAAGGACGATGCCAGCATCTACGGCATCTACCGGATGCCCGTCGAGTGGGCGGAGCCGGGATGCGAGTGA
- a CDS encoding ferredoxin, whose product MRVTADRNCCIGAGQCVLTDPVVFDQDADGVVLVRVERPTGEAADRVGEAVGLCPSGALRIEHD is encoded by the coding sequence ATGCGAGTGACCGCGGACCGAAACTGCTGCATCGGCGCCGGTCAGTGCGTGCTGACCGATCCGGTGGTGTTCGACCAGGACGCCGACGGCGTCGTACTGGTGCGGGTCGAGCGGCCCACCGGCGAGGCGGCCGACCGGGTAGGCGAGGCGGTCGGGCTCTGCCCGTCCGGCGCCCTGCGCATCGAGCACGACTGA
- a CDS encoding DEDD exonuclease domain-containing protein has product MPVPPARRRAEPDVRQQPAGRRQSASARQPAFRQQSIEEIGQPLSATTFVVVDLETTGGSPADAGITEIGAVKVCGGEVLGEFGTLVNPGLPIPPFVAALTGITEAMVAPAPELTEVLPSFLEFARGAVLVAHNAPFDVGFLKAASAKFGYPWPAFPVVDTVTLARRALTRDEVPNCKLGTLAAYFHTATQPSHRALDDARATVDVLHRLLERVGSHRVHTLDELVEFCRAVHPVQRRKRGLADGLPHAPGVYVFRDGSGRPLYVGTSRDIATRVRSYFTAAETRSRMTEMLTAAERVEAVECAHALEAGVRELRLIAAHKPPYNKRSKFPERVHWLKLTDEPFPRLSVVRKLADDAGCYLGPFSSRRTAETAAAGVYDAVPLRQCTRRLSLRTASPACALAEIGRCAAPCELQIAPADYARHADAFRELVHGDPAVLVDRLLARIGELAAEQRYEEAATVRGRLVALLRAAVRLQRLRSLTSIPELVAARRAQDGGWELAVVRYGRLAAAGSAPRGTAPRPVLAALLATAETVRGGIGPTPCATAEETEQILTFLNRPETRLVESSGAGWFCPASGAERFHDLLHKADSARSSADPLSGRGAPRTMHRPTRATA; this is encoded by the coding sequence GTGCCTGTGCCCCCCGCCCGTCGACGTGCTGAACCCGACGTCCGACAGCAGCCCGCCGGTCGACGACAGTCCGCTTCTGCGCGGCAGCCGGCGTTCCGGCAGCAGAGCATCGAGGAGATCGGCCAGCCGCTGTCCGCCACCACGTTCGTGGTGGTGGACCTGGAGACCACGGGCGGGTCGCCGGCCGACGCGGGGATCACCGAGATCGGCGCGGTGAAGGTGTGCGGCGGCGAGGTGCTCGGCGAGTTCGGCACGCTGGTCAACCCCGGGCTGCCGATCCCGCCGTTCGTGGCGGCGCTGACCGGCATCACCGAGGCGATGGTGGCGCCGGCACCGGAGCTGACCGAGGTACTGCCGAGCTTCCTGGAGTTCGCCCGGGGTGCGGTGCTGGTGGCGCACAACGCACCGTTCGACGTGGGGTTCCTGAAGGCGGCGAGCGCGAAGTTCGGCTACCCGTGGCCGGCGTTCCCGGTGGTCGACACGGTCACCCTGGCCCGCCGGGCGCTGACCCGCGACGAGGTGCCCAACTGCAAGCTCGGCACGCTCGCCGCCTACTTCCACACCGCGACGCAGCCCAGCCACCGCGCCCTGGACGACGCCCGGGCCACCGTCGACGTGCTGCACCGGCTGCTGGAGCGGGTCGGCAGCCACCGGGTGCACACCCTGGACGAGCTGGTCGAGTTCTGCCGGGCGGTGCACCCGGTGCAGCGTCGCAAGCGCGGCCTGGCCGACGGCCTGCCGCACGCACCGGGGGTGTACGTGTTCCGGGACGGCTCCGGGCGCCCGCTCTACGTGGGCACCTCGCGGGACATCGCGACCCGGGTGCGCAGCTACTTCACCGCGGCGGAGACCCGGTCCCGGATGACCGAGATGCTCACCGCCGCCGAGCGGGTGGAGGCGGTGGAGTGCGCGCACGCGCTGGAGGCGGGGGTGCGCGAGCTGCGGCTGATCGCCGCGCACAAGCCGCCGTACAACAAGCGGTCGAAGTTTCCCGAGCGGGTGCACTGGTTGAAGCTGACCGACGAGCCGTTCCCGCGGCTGTCGGTCGTCCGCAAGCTGGCCGACGACGCCGGCTGCTACCTGGGGCCGTTCTCGTCCCGCCGGACCGCCGAGACCGCCGCCGCGGGGGTGTACGACGCGGTCCCGCTGCGGCAGTGCACCCGCCGGCTGTCGCTGCGTACCGCGAGCCCCGCGTGCGCGCTGGCCGAGATCGGCCGGTGCGCGGCGCCCTGCGAGCTGCAGATCGCGCCGGCCGACTACGCGCGGCATGCCGACGCGTTCCGCGAGCTGGTGCACGGCGACCCGGCGGTGCTGGTCGACCGGCTGCTCGCGCGCATCGGCGAGCTCGCCGCCGAGCAGCGGTACGAGGAGGCCGCCACGGTCCGCGGTCGGCTGGTGGCGCTGCTGCGCGCCGCGGTGCGGTTGCAGCGGCTGCGCTCGCTCACCTCGATCCCGGAGCTGGTCGCGGCGCGCCGGGCCCAGGACGGCGGCTGGGAGCTGGCCGTGGTGCGGTACGGCCGGCTGGCCGCAGCCGGGTCGGCACCGCGCGGCACGGCGCCGCGCCCGGTGCTCGCGGCGCTGTTGGCGACCGCGGAGACGGTGCGCGGCGGGATCGGCCCGACGCCGTGCGCGACCGCCGAGGAGACCGAGCAGATCCTCACGTTCCTCAACCGGCCGGAGACCCGGCTGGTCGAGTCGTCCGGCGCGGGCTGGTTCTGCCCGGCCAGCGGCGCCGAGCGATTTCACGATCTGTTACATAAGGCGGACTCTGCGCGTTCTTCGGCGGACCCGCTGTCCGGTCGGGGAGCACCGCGTACGATGCATCGACCGACCCGTGCGACGGCCTGA
- a CDS encoding NYN domain-containing protein encodes MPPPGRSGEGGTPVSADPERIGADDPALVPVLPEAVRQRVVSLAATVLGGLPIDQVPSSLRRVARFTPAKRAKLGGTGIAAALVADPTFRQRVADRVAEAGGELTVAVTAGTRPAAADPVEVGALAYLLRPDNWVDLVVGAADEVRSETDRVATEHRIKEAEQRADRAEQARAAAIAEHGRLRGEAEQARTELADLRAELRAVQKELRETQHRERRASEQAATEKGRLARAERDHQAELRRLNARLADAEAAAAATRAAGQQEHAFDDSRVWLLLETVRNAARGLVRELALDPVEVVPADFVAETADTPDRPRAGARALAADDPARLDQLLAMPRAHLVVDGYNVTKTGYGELSLEQQRNRLAAGLGVLAAQTGAEVTCVWDGADPVHGVAPPPRGLRVLFSRKGETADELIRRLVRAEPDGRVVAVVSSDKEVADGVRRHGAYPLSAHTLLRRLARG; translated from the coding sequence GTGCCGCCGCCCGGACGTTCCGGCGAGGGAGGCACACCCGTGAGCGCCGACCCGGAGCGCATCGGCGCCGACGACCCGGCGCTGGTCCCGGTGCTGCCCGAAGCGGTGCGACAGCGGGTGGTGTCGCTCGCCGCCACCGTGCTGGGCGGGTTGCCGATCGACCAGGTGCCGTCCTCGCTGCGCCGGGTGGCCCGGTTCACCCCGGCCAAGCGCGCCAAGCTCGGGGGTACCGGCATCGCGGCCGCGCTGGTCGCCGACCCGACGTTCCGGCAGCGGGTCGCCGACAGGGTCGCCGAGGCCGGCGGCGAGCTGACCGTCGCGGTCACCGCCGGCACCCGGCCGGCCGCCGCCGACCCGGTCGAGGTCGGTGCGCTGGCCTACCTGCTGCGCCCGGACAACTGGGTCGACCTGGTCGTCGGCGCCGCCGACGAGGTGCGTAGCGAGACCGACCGGGTCGCCACCGAGCACCGGATCAAGGAGGCCGAGCAGCGCGCCGACCGGGCCGAGCAGGCCCGCGCCGCGGCGATCGCCGAGCACGGCCGGCTGCGCGGCGAGGCGGAGCAGGCCCGGACCGAGCTGGCCGACCTGCGCGCCGAGCTGCGCGCGGTGCAGAAGGAACTGCGCGAGACGCAGCACCGGGAGCGCCGGGCCAGCGAACAGGCCGCCACCGAGAAGGGCCGGCTGGCCCGCGCCGAGCGCGATCATCAGGCGGAGCTGCGCCGGCTGAACGCCCGGCTGGCGGACGCCGAGGCCGCCGCGGCGGCGACCCGCGCGGCCGGCCAGCAGGAGCACGCCTTCGACGACTCCCGGGTCTGGCTGCTGCTGGAGACGGTCCGCAACGCGGCCCGCGGTCTGGTCCGCGAGCTGGCCCTGGACCCGGTGGAGGTGGTGCCGGCCGACTTCGTCGCCGAGACCGCGGACACCCCCGACCGGCCCCGCGCCGGTGCCCGGGCGCTCGCCGCCGACGATCCGGCCCGGCTCGACCAGTTGCTCGCGATGCCGCGGGCGCACCTGGTGGTGGACGGGTACAACGTCACCAAGACCGGGTACGGCGAGCTGTCGTTGGAGCAGCAGCGCAACCGGCTGGCCGCCGGACTCGGGGTGCTCGCCGCGCAGACCGGCGCCGAGGTCACGTGCGTGTGGGACGGCGCCGATCCGGTGCACGGGGTCGCCCCGCCGCCGCGCGGGCTGCGGGTGCTGTTCAGTCGCAAGGGCGAGACCGCCGACGAGTTGATCCGCCGGCTGGTCCGGGCCGAACCGGACGGCCGGGTGGTCGCCGTCGTCTCCTCCGACAAGGAGGTCGCCGACGGCGTTCGCCGGCACGGTGCGTACCCGCTGTCCGCGCACACCCTGCTGCGCCGCCTGGCCCGCGGCTGA
- a CDS encoding sigma-70 family RNA polymerase sigma factor, translating to MQVDEELAARFEAERGQLRAVAYRMLGSPEAAEDAVQEAWLRLGRVDAGEVANLGGWLRTVVTRICLDVLRTRRTRREDPTGMQQLDEVPGTGAGPADTAVLADSVSRALLVVLDTLTPAERVAFVLHDMFAVPFDQIAPIVSRSPVAAKKLASRARQKVQGTPAVPADELARQRRVVAAFLAAARAGDLAGILAVLAPDVVRRADPAALAPGAAAVVRGAQQVARGTVALAGRSRQAELVLLDGRIGAIVAPGGRLRFALAFDVDGDLITGYEVIADPDRLARLDLAVLD from the coding sequence GTGCAGGTGGACGAGGAGCTGGCGGCCCGGTTCGAGGCGGAACGGGGGCAGCTGCGTGCGGTGGCGTACCGGATGCTGGGCTCGCCGGAAGCGGCCGAGGACGCCGTGCAGGAGGCGTGGCTGCGGCTGGGCCGGGTGGACGCGGGCGAGGTGGCCAACCTGGGCGGCTGGCTGCGCACTGTGGTCACCCGGATCTGCCTGGACGTGCTGCGGACCCGCCGGACCCGCCGCGAGGACCCGACCGGGATGCAGCAACTCGACGAGGTGCCCGGCACGGGTGCCGGGCCGGCGGACACCGCGGTACTGGCCGACTCGGTCAGCCGGGCGCTGCTGGTGGTGCTGGACACGCTGACGCCGGCCGAGCGGGTCGCGTTCGTGCTGCACGACATGTTCGCGGTGCCGTTCGACCAGATCGCGCCGATCGTGTCGCGCAGCCCGGTGGCCGCCAAGAAGCTGGCCAGCCGGGCCCGGCAGAAGGTCCAGGGCACTCCGGCGGTACCGGCGGACGAACTGGCCCGGCAGCGCCGGGTGGTGGCCGCGTTCCTCGCCGCCGCGCGCGCCGGCGACCTGGCCGGCATCCTCGCCGTACTGGCACCCGACGTGGTGCGCCGGGCCGACCCGGCCGCCCTGGCACCCGGTGCCGCCGCGGTGGTCCGCGGCGCGCAGCAGGTCGCCCGCGGCACCGTGGCGCTCGCCGGGCGCTCCCGGCAGGCCGAGCTGGTCCTGCTGGATGGGCGGATCGGTGCGATCGTCGCGCCGGGCGGGCGGCTGCGGTTCGCGCTGGCGTTCGACGTGGACGGCGACCTGATCACCGGGTACGAGGTGATCGCCGATCCGGACCGGCTGGCCCGCCTGGACCTCGCGGTGCTCGACTGA
- a CDS encoding LLM class flavin-dependent oxidoreductase, producing the protein MRFSINIPNFGDFADARTVALVATAAEQAGWDGLFVWDHVVHDKARRRGQPFGDPWLLLTAAALATSRIRLGTLVTPVARRRPEQLARQVATLDALSGGRVVFGAGLGGPIEDEFGSFGEPTDPVVLAERLDEGLDLLDRYWSGETVDHDGPHYQVRDVRLLPTPVQRPRPPVWIGGYWPRRRPIRRAARWDGVVPLFTEARHGEVPPVAAVRDLVGYVREQRSDRDGPFEIVLGGVSPGDPAAARDLIAPLAEAGATWWDERQVQTLVGFDRLAPVLRRIEQGPPTL; encoded by the coding sequence ATGCGCTTCTCGATCAACATCCCGAACTTCGGGGACTTCGCCGATGCCCGCACGGTGGCACTGGTGGCCACCGCGGCGGAGCAGGCCGGCTGGGACGGGCTGTTCGTCTGGGACCACGTGGTGCACGACAAGGCCCGGCGTCGCGGTCAACCGTTCGGCGACCCGTGGCTGCTGCTGACCGCCGCGGCGCTCGCCACCTCCCGCATCCGGCTCGGCACGCTGGTCACCCCGGTCGCCCGGCGCCGCCCGGAGCAGCTGGCCCGGCAGGTGGCCACGCTCGATGCGCTCAGCGGCGGCCGGGTCGTTTTCGGCGCCGGCCTGGGCGGGCCGATCGAGGACGAGTTCGGCAGCTTCGGCGAACCGACCGACCCGGTCGTCCTGGCCGAACGGTTGGACGAGGGCCTCGACCTGCTCGACCGCTACTGGTCCGGCGAGACCGTCGACCACGACGGTCCGCACTACCAGGTACGCGACGTCAGGTTGCTGCCGACCCCGGTGCAGCGCCCGCGACCGCCGGTGTGGATCGGCGGCTACTGGCCGCGCCGCCGGCCGATCCGCCGCGCAGCCCGGTGGGACGGGGTGGTCCCGCTGTTCACCGAGGCCCGGCACGGCGAGGTGCCGCCGGTGGCCGCGGTGCGCGACCTCGTGGGCTACGTGCGGGAGCAGCGGTCGGACCGGGACGGCCCGTTCGAGATCGTGCTCGGTGGGGTGAGCCCCGGCGACCCGGCGGCGGCCCGGGACCTGATCGCGCCGCTCGCCGAGGCCGGCGCCACCTGGTGGGACGAGCGGCAGGTGCAGACGCTGGTCGGGTTCGACCGGCTCGCTCCCGTGCTGCGCCGGATCGAGCAGGGCCCACCGACGCTCTGA
- a CDS encoding FMN-dependent NADH-azoreductase, with protein sequence MSLLHLDSSANRSGESISRELTARYAERWRAAHPTAAYRYRDLAADPVPPVGTGYCTLGRRVERHGGIPLDRVAALAANADEGREWELSRPLIDELLAARTVLIGAPMYNLSVPVALKAWIDRVTFPGAYVDPDTGAPLLRDTRVVVLGARGGAYGPGTPQEGNDFHTPYLRAYFVRQGVAPEHLRFVNAELALADLSPALARFRPQAARSLADARTATDRAVTGGGVGTDGTAVVSRSR encoded by the coding sequence ATGTCGTTGCTGCATCTCGATTCCAGCGCCAACCGGTCCGGCGAGTCGATCAGCCGGGAGTTGACCGCCCGGTACGCGGAGCGCTGGCGTGCCGCGCACCCCACGGCGGCGTACCGCTACCGCGATCTCGCCGCGGACCCGGTGCCGCCGGTCGGCACCGGGTACTGCACGCTCGGCCGCCGGGTGGAGCGGCACGGCGGGATACCACTGGACCGGGTCGCCGCACTGGCCGCCAACGCCGACGAGGGGCGCGAGTGGGAGCTGTCCCGGCCGCTGATCGACGAGCTGTTGGCCGCGCGCACGGTGCTGATCGGCGCACCGATGTACAACCTGTCGGTACCGGTCGCGCTGAAGGCGTGGATCGACCGGGTCACCTTCCCCGGTGCGTACGTCGATCCGGACACCGGTGCGCCGCTGCTGCGCGACACCAGGGTGGTGGTGCTCGGCGCCCGTGGCGGCGCGTACGGGCCCGGCACGCCACAGGAAGGCAACGACTTCCACACGCCGTACCTGCGGGCCTACTTCGTCCGGCAGGGCGTCGCACCGGAGCACCTGCGGTTCGTCAACGCCGAGCTGGCCCTCGCCGACCTCTCCCCGGCGCTGGCCCGGTTCCGCCCGCAGGCCGCCCGCTCGTTGGCCGACGCCCGCACCGCCACCGACCGGGCGGTCACCGGCGGCGGCGTCGGGACGGACGGTACGGCCGTGGTGTCTCGGTCCCGGTGA